CGAACTCGCCGCCCTGCCGCGGATCCTGGTGGACGTCGCCCGTCGGGCGGAGCCGGTGGCGTCCGACTTCGCCGAGGCCCACAAGGAGACCGACTACCACTTCCTCATCGGCGGCGGCAACCTGTGGGGATTCACCTACCTGTACTCCATGTGCATCCTGGAGGAGATGCAGTGGCTGCGCACCACCCGGGTGCACAGCGCCGAGTTCTTCCACGGCTCGCTGGAGCTGCTGGAGGAGGACACCAGCGTGCTCCTCTTCCAGGGCGAGGACGAGACGCGGGCGCTGACCGACCGGGCCGAGGCGTTCGCGCGGCGCGTCTCCAAGGACGTCACCGTCTTCGACACCCGCGACTACCCGCTGGACGGCATCAGCCCCGAGTTCCGCGGGCTGCTGTCCCCGCTGGTCATGGACACCGTGATGGACCGGGTCAGCAAGCACCTGGAGCGGGTGCGCGACCACTCGCTGGACCTGCGCCGCTACTACCGCGTCATGGACTACTGACCGCGGCCCGTCCCACCCCACGT
Above is a genomic segment from Streptomyces collinus Tu 365 containing:
- a CDS encoding SIS domain-containing protein, which translates into the protein MLKFNEAEFVAQTESLVALRPRIEEVVDRLHGEGYDNVLLVGAGGTYAQMWPYEHLARRASTLPVRAAVAAELVVSGDARLGERTVAVFTSVSGTTEDSLRAIEYCKGRGAHTIGFTGYPDSPVARSVDTALVSEPKAWPFDVQMLLFTLRLLCLRGEFEGYERLADELAALPRILVDVARRAEPVASDFAEAHKETDYHFLIGGGNLWGFTYLYSMCILEEMQWLRTTRVHSAEFFHGSLELLEEDTSVLLFQGEDETRALTDRAEAFARRVSKDVTVFDTRDYPLDGISPEFRGLLSPLVMDTVMDRVSKHLERVRDHSLDLRRYYRVMDY